ACACATTAGAGCAACACGGTGGCTTCGGCTTAATTCCGTAATTTTATCTAAAAGCTCGGGATTGTCTTTTATTGTCGTTTTTTGGTAGTCCTCAAAGAGTTTTTCGTAATCTTTGAGTGTGAGAAGGTCTTTTCTTTTTTCCCCTTCTATACCAAGCTCGGGGATGTGGAGATATCGAATCTCTGAGTGTTCGAGATAATTTTTAAGGCTATTTTTTGTGAAATCAAATTTCATGCTGAAAGGGTTTTTCCTCACGTCAATAAGAACATCTATGTCGTTCTTAATTAAGATATTAAGGAAAAGGTCAACATCTCTTCCTTCATATCCAACAGTAAAAAGGCCCGGATCACGCATATTCACATCCTGACAAGGTAGTAGTTTGCTTTTTATTGTATAATCAGGAAACTTTCTGTATACGTATTCCATAATTTCTTTGTCAGAATTAAACTTCTTCACAACTCTATTTATTTTTAAAGTTGCCTTCGGGTCAATCCCTTTTAAAGCTTCTTTCCCTTTTTCGGTTAATTCAAACTTTTTTTCCTTTTCGAGAATATATCCTTCTTTTTGTAACCTGGAAAT
This window of the Methanosarcina mazei S-6 genome carries:
- a CDS encoding DUF488 domain-containing protein; the protein is MKNLNHRQRALLYTIDKLHERGLSSRFMIVKSLFLSSHVEKIDKLIKFYHFFPHHYGPFSNVCYSDISRLQKEGYILEKEKKFELTEKGKEALKGIDPKATLKINRVVKKFNSDKEIMEYVYRKFPDYTIKSKLLPCQDVNMRDPGLFTVGYEGRDVDLFLNILIKNDIDVLIDVRKNPFSMKFDFTKNSLKNYLEHSEIRYLHIPELGIEGEKRKDLLTLKDYEKLFEDYQKTTIKDNPELLDKITELSRSHRVALMCFEADVNMCHRGVIARNITQKENVEVLNI